One part of the Streptomyces nigra genome encodes these proteins:
- a CDS encoding aldehyde dehydrogenase family protein, protein MADSTELQARGTIHVGGEWRGAVSGATREILDPADASPFAVVAEGDEQDVDLAVAAAKRAFDGGQGEWPRTPVADRAALLRKVADLLVRDREKLGLLESRDAGKTVEEGRVDIDCVADAFRYFADLVAAEAPGRVVDAGSPDLHSVVVHEPVGVCALITPWNYPLLQASWKIAPALAAGNTFVVKPSEITPLTTIALIDLLAEAGLPAGAANIVTGPGHSVGARLSEHPDVDLVSFTGGLASGTKVAQAAAPTVKKVALELGGKNPNVVFADACATDEDFDTAVDQALNAAFIHSGQVCSAGSRLIVEEPVRDRFVGELARRAQKIRLGRGTADGVECGPLVSEQQRDKVEAYVESALKEGAVLRSGGRRPEPSADRPASGWFYEPTVLDHCHREMRVVREEVFGPVLTVETFRTEDEAVALANDTEYGLAGAVWTADAGRARRVAGRLRHGTVWINDFHPYLPQAEWGGFGKSGVGRELGPAGLAEYRETKHVYQNLAPRPVRWFAG, encoded by the coding sequence ATGGCGGACAGTACGGAACTCCAGGCACGCGGCACCATCCACGTGGGAGGGGAATGGCGCGGCGCCGTCTCCGGCGCGACGCGCGAGATCCTCGACCCCGCGGACGCGTCGCCGTTCGCCGTGGTCGCGGAGGGCGACGAGCAGGACGTCGACCTGGCGGTGGCGGCCGCGAAGCGCGCCTTCGACGGCGGACAGGGGGAGTGGCCCCGCACCCCGGTCGCCGACCGGGCGGCCCTGCTGCGCAAGGTCGCCGACCTGCTGGTGCGCGACCGCGAGAAGCTCGGCCTGCTGGAGAGCCGCGACGCCGGGAAGACCGTCGAGGAGGGGCGCGTCGACATCGACTGCGTCGCCGACGCCTTCCGGTACTTCGCCGACCTCGTCGCCGCCGAGGCCCCCGGCCGGGTCGTCGACGCCGGGTCCCCGGACCTCCACAGCGTCGTCGTGCACGAGCCGGTCGGCGTCTGCGCGCTGATCACGCCGTGGAACTACCCGCTGCTCCAGGCCAGCTGGAAGATCGCCCCGGCGCTCGCCGCCGGCAACACCTTCGTCGTCAAGCCCAGCGAGATCACCCCGCTGACGACGATCGCCCTGATCGACCTGCTCGCCGAGGCCGGCCTGCCCGCCGGTGCCGCCAACATCGTCACCGGCCCCGGCCACTCCGTCGGCGCCCGGCTCTCCGAGCACCCCGACGTCGACCTGGTCTCCTTCACCGGCGGCCTGGCCAGCGGCACCAAGGTCGCCCAGGCCGCCGCGCCCACCGTCAAGAAGGTCGCGCTCGAACTCGGCGGCAAGAACCCCAACGTGGTCTTCGCCGACGCCTGCGCCACCGACGAGGACTTCGACACCGCCGTCGACCAGGCCCTCAACGCCGCGTTCATCCACAGCGGCCAGGTCTGCTCGGCCGGCTCCCGGCTCATCGTCGAGGAGCCCGTACGCGACCGCTTCGTCGGCGAACTCGCCCGCCGGGCGCAGAAGATCCGCCTCGGCCGCGGCACCGCCGACGGCGTCGAGTGCGGCCCGCTCGTCTCCGAGCAGCAGCGCGACAAGGTCGAGGCGTACGTCGAGTCCGCGCTCAAGGAGGGCGCCGTGCTGCGCTCCGGCGGCCGGCGTCCCGAGCCGTCCGCGGACCGCCCGGCGAGCGGCTGGTTCTACGAGCCGACCGTCCTCGACCACTGCCACCGCGAGATGCGCGTCGTCCGCGAGGAGGTCTTCGGCCCGGTCCTCACCGTCGAGACCTTCCGCACCGAGGACGAGGCCGTCGCCCTCGCCAACGACACCGAGTACGGCCTCGCCGGCGCCGTGTGGACCGCCGACGCCGGCCGCGCCCGCCGGGTCGCCGGACGGCTGCGCCACGGCACCGTCTGGATCAACGACTTCCACCCCTACCTCCCGCAGGCGGAGTGGGGCGGCTTCGGCAAGAGCGGCGTAGGACGCGAACTCGGCCCCGCAGGACTCGCCGAGTACCGCGAGACCAAGCACGTGTACCAGAACCTCGCGCCCCGCCCGGTGCGCTGGTTCGCCGGCTGA
- a CDS encoding GMC family oxidoreductase translates to MSENTPVYDYVVVGGGTAGSVIASRLTENPDVTVAVIEGGPSDVGRDDVLTLRRWMGLLGGELDYDYPTTEQPRGNSHIRHSRARVLGGCSSHNTLIAFKPLPSDWDEWEAAGAEGWGAVPMEAYYARLKNNIVPVDEKDRNAIARDFVDAARETLGVPRVEGFNKKPFTDGVGFFDLAYHPENNKRSSASVAYLHPVMDERENLTILLETWAYRLELDGTRAEGVHVRTKDGEETLIRARREVVLCAGAVDTPRLLLHSGVGPARDLTELGIPVAHDLPGVGENLLDHPESVIVWETDGPIPDNSAMDSDAGLFVRRDPEHPGPDLMFHFYQIPFTDNPERLGYQRPEFGVSMTPNIPKPKSRGRLYLTSADPSVKPALDFRYFTDEDDYDARTLVDGIRIAREIAAREPLAHWIKREVCPGPEITGDEELSEYARKVAHTVYHPAGTCRMGAAGDELAVVDPELRIRGLEGIRIADASVFPTMTAVNPMIGVLMVGEEAADLMGGEA, encoded by the coding sequence ATGTCCGAGAACACCCCTGTCTACGACTACGTCGTCGTCGGAGGTGGCACCGCGGGTTCGGTGATCGCCTCCCGGCTCACCGAGAACCCCGATGTCACCGTCGCCGTCATCGAGGGCGGCCCCAGTGACGTCGGCCGCGACGACGTCCTGACCCTGCGCCGCTGGATGGGCCTCCTCGGCGGTGAACTCGACTACGACTACCCGACCACCGAACAGCCGCGCGGCAACAGCCACATCCGGCACAGCCGGGCCCGGGTGCTCGGCGGCTGCTCCTCGCACAACACCCTGATCGCCTTCAAGCCGCTGCCGTCCGACTGGGACGAGTGGGAGGCGGCCGGCGCCGAGGGCTGGGGCGCGGTGCCCATGGAGGCGTACTACGCCCGGCTGAAGAACAACATCGTCCCGGTCGACGAGAAGGACCGGAACGCCATCGCCCGCGACTTCGTCGACGCCGCCCGGGAGACGCTCGGCGTCCCACGTGTCGAGGGCTTCAACAAGAAGCCGTTCACCGACGGCGTCGGCTTCTTCGACCTCGCCTACCACCCCGAGAACAACAAGCGCTCCTCGGCGTCGGTGGCGTATCTGCACCCCGTCATGGACGAGCGGGAGAACCTCACGATCCTGCTGGAGACGTGGGCGTACCGGCTGGAGCTGGACGGCACCCGCGCCGAGGGCGTGCACGTGCGGACCAAGGACGGCGAGGAGACGCTGATCCGGGCCCGCCGCGAGGTCGTCCTGTGCGCCGGCGCCGTGGACACGCCCCGTCTGCTGCTGCACTCCGGCGTCGGCCCGGCGCGGGACCTGACCGAGCTGGGCATCCCGGTCGCCCACGATCTGCCGGGCGTCGGCGAGAACCTGCTCGACCACCCCGAGTCCGTGATCGTCTGGGAGACCGACGGACCCATCCCGGACAACTCCGCGATGGACTCCGACGCGGGCCTGTTCGTGCGGCGCGACCCCGAACACCCGGGCCCCGACCTGATGTTCCACTTCTACCAGATCCCGTTCACGGACAACCCGGAGCGACTGGGCTACCAGCGGCCGGAGTTCGGTGTCTCCATGACCCCGAACATCCCCAAGCCGAAGAGCCGCGGCCGGCTCTACCTGACCAGCGCCGACCCGTCCGTGAAGCCCGCGCTGGACTTCCGGTACTTCACCGACGAGGACGACTACGACGCCCGCACACTCGTCGACGGCATCCGCATCGCCCGCGAGATCGCCGCGCGGGAACCCCTCGCGCACTGGATCAAGCGCGAGGTCTGCCCCGGCCCGGAGATCACCGGCGACGAGGAGCTCAGCGAGTACGCGCGCAAGGTCGCGCACACCGTGTACCACCCGGCCGGCACCTGCCGTATGGGCGCCGCCGGCGACGAACTGGCCGTCGTGGACCCCGAACTGCGGATCCGCGGCCTCGAAGGCATCCGAATAGCCGATGCCTCCGTCTTCCCGACCATGACCGCCGTGAACCCGATGATCGGTGTGCTCATGGTCGGGGAGGAGGCGGCGGACCTGATGGGAGGTGAGGCGTGA
- a CDS encoding quaternary amine ABC transporter ATP-binding protein gives MSTTAPLTPRDATPETRKPPTGEPVFSVDGLWKVFGPKAHRVPADPELAALPAAELRERTGCTAAVRDVSFDVRKGEVFVVMGLSGSGKSTLVRCLTRLIEPTAGSIAIDGEDVRAMDRGRLRELRRHRAAMVFQHFGLLPHRTVLDNVAYGLEIQGLGKAARRERAAEVVAKVGLQGMEHRRPGQLSGGQRQRVGLARALAVDPEVLLFDEPFSALDPLIRRDMQEEVVRLHQEEGRTMVFITHDLSEALKLGDRIALMRDGRVVQLGTPEEIVGSPADDYVREFVRDVPREQVMTVRTAMRAASADETGNGPALAPDATVSEAIEAVARTGSPARVVEDGRCLGVVDHERLLGVVAGTEQPKGAV, from the coding sequence ATGAGTACGACCGCTCCCCTGACGCCTCGTGACGCGACACCCGAGACCCGCAAGCCCCCGACCGGTGAGCCGGTCTTCTCCGTCGACGGCCTGTGGAAGGTCTTCGGCCCGAAGGCGCACCGGGTCCCCGCCGACCCGGAACTCGCCGCGCTCCCGGCGGCCGAGCTGCGCGAGCGCACCGGCTGCACGGCGGCCGTGCGGGACGTGTCCTTCGACGTCCGCAAGGGCGAGGTCTTCGTCGTCATGGGCCTGTCCGGCTCCGGCAAGTCCACCCTGGTGCGCTGTCTGACCCGGCTCATCGAGCCGACCGCCGGCAGCATCGCCATCGACGGCGAGGACGTCCGCGCCATGGACCGCGGCCGGCTGCGCGAACTGCGCCGGCACCGCGCCGCCATGGTCTTCCAGCACTTCGGCCTGCTCCCGCACCGCACCGTCCTCGACAACGTGGCGTACGGGCTGGAGATCCAGGGCCTCGGCAAGGCCGCGCGCCGCGAGCGGGCCGCCGAGGTGGTGGCCAAGGTCGGCCTTCAGGGCATGGAGCACCGCAGACCGGGTCAGCTCTCCGGCGGTCAGCGCCAGCGCGTCGGGCTCGCCCGGGCGCTCGCGGTCGACCCCGAGGTGCTGCTCTTCGACGAGCCGTTCAGCGCGCTCGACCCGCTGATCCGGCGGGACATGCAGGAGGAGGTCGTCCGCCTGCACCAGGAGGAGGGCCGCACGATGGTCTTCATCACCCACGACCTGAGCGAGGCGCTGAAGCTCGGCGACCGCATCGCCCTCATGCGCGACGGCCGGGTCGTCCAGCTCGGCACCCCCGAGGAGATCGTCGGCTCCCCGGCCGACGACTACGTCCGTGAGTTCGTCCGTGACGTCCCGCGCGAACAGGTCATGACCGTCCGCACCGCCATGCGCGCCGCATCCGCCGACGAGACCGGCAACGGCCCGGCCCTCGCGCCGGACGCCACCGTGTCCGAGGCGATCGAGGCCGTGGCCCGCACCGGCTCCCCGGCCCGGGTCGTCGAGGACGGCCGCTGCCTGGGGGTGGTGGACCACGAACGGCTTCTCGGTGTCGTGGCCGGAACGGAGCAGCCCAAGGGGGCGGTCTGA